The sequence GCGCGGGCATGGGCCAGGATCAAGCCGCAATTGCCAAAACAGGCCCGCGTCGCCGTTTAATCTCTCTTTACCCATTGTAGAACACAATAGGAACGGCTAGTCTTTGTTCGTGATTTGTTTCGTACCGGCGCCGGCCCGGCAGACGGGGTTCTCTCGATGCTCACCCGCAAACAGCATGAGCTGCTTCTGTTCATCAATGAACGCCTCCAGCGCGATGGCGTGCCCCCATCCTTTGAGGAGATGAAAGAGGCGCTGGACCTGCGCTCCAAGTCAGGGATTCACCGGCTGATCACCGCGCTGGAAGAGCGCGGCTTCATCCGCCGCCTGCCGAACCGGGCAAGGGCGCTGGAGGTTGTGCGCCTGCCGGAGGACACCCAGCCCCCGAGGCTGGCCCGCACCTTTTCGCCCAATGTCATCGAAGGCAGTCTCGGCAAGGTGCGGCCGGTATCGGACGAGGATTCCGAGCGCCGCGTGGTGCCGATCCCGGTCATGGGCCGGATCGCCGCCGGCACGCCGATCTCCGCGATCCAGTCGCGCGACCACACGATCAGCATGCCGCCGGAAATGCTGTCGGGTGGCGAGCATTTCGCGTTGGAAGTGCGCGGCGATTCGATGGTCGAAGCAGGCATTCTCGACGGCGACCTGGCACTGATCCGCAAATGCGACGCCGCCAGCACGGGCGAGATTGTCGTCGCGCTGATCGACGATGAGGAAGCCACGCTGAAGCGCCTGCGCCGCAAGGGCGCCTCGATCGCGCTGGAGGCGGCAAACCCGGCCTATGAGACGCGCATTTTCGGTCCGGATCGGGTGCGTATCCAAGGCAAGCTGGTCGGGCTTTTCCGCCGCTATTGAGGGTCGTCCCCGGGTGCTGCAGTCTCCGGGTCGAAGGCAGGCACGCGCTCGCTGACGTCAGAAGGGACCGGGAGACCCGTCGGTGACCCCGCAAACGTCCCAAGCGGCGAGGAGATGGTGCGGCCTGTATCGTCCCGACCGCCCGCCCCGGGTGTCGCGCCCCGTCGCGAGAGTGGCGATGGCGATGGCGGAGGCACGGCGGCGGGCTCCCATGGCCGTGTGCCCGGTGACCGGCGCGCCGTTATCAGGGCAAGGCTTCCATCCTGCCGCAGCGTGCCGGCGACGGCGCCGGGAGACATGCGCGCGTCGCGGTAGATGATTGTCGCCGGGCAGTCGAGCGGCGGTGCGAAAGGCGTCACCAGCACGGCAGCCAAGCGACAATCATCCTCCAGCGACTCCCGGTCACGGGACAGAGCCACCAGCCGCCCGTCCGGCAGAGGCAGCGTGCAGCCGAGCGGATCGCAGGCCGCGGCGGTTGTCAGGTCCCGGCTGCCGAAGCGCGATCTCGCCCCATCCGCGCCCAGCCATTGCTCCACCGCGAAGCGCCGGTCGA is a genomic window of Ancylobacter sp. IITR112 containing:
- the lexA gene encoding transcriptional repressor LexA, whose product is MLTRKQHELLLFINERLQRDGVPPSFEEMKEALDLRSKSGIHRLITALEERGFIRRLPNRARALEVVRLPEDTQPPRLARTFSPNVIEGSLGKVRPVSDEDSERRVVPIPVMGRIAAGTPISAIQSRDHTISMPPEMLSGGEHFALEVRGDSMVEAGILDGDLALIRKCDAASTGEIVVALIDDEEATLKRLRRKGASIALEAANPAYETRIFGPDRVRIQGKLVGLFRRY